The following proteins come from a genomic window of Elgaria multicarinata webbii isolate HBS135686 ecotype San Diego chromosome 10, rElgMul1.1.pri, whole genome shotgun sequence:
- the LOC134404992 gene encoding neurofilament light polypeptide-like, with amino-acid sequence MDSEALGWRRPWEEYRGGGGGGGRSVRVSFFSASSSSSAGHRRSARFSAPSGPLVADPLERLDLAQVSSLNAELLGLRAQEKEQLVGLNDRFATYVERVRDLEQRNRALRLELEALRRHQRAPARLPQLYQQEVRGLRALLDAEAGDKARLEAEHDRLRQACGQLRERYAQEARRRLDAEETLRRVRQEAAQAALATSDADGAAGALRAELAFLQKLLGEERAELAAQSELAAATRVAALEGGPAAGAAKPDLSAALRDIRAQYESLAAKNMQAAEEWYRSKFASVAELASRNQDAVRTIRQETVEYRRLLQSRSAEMETLRGAIDALHKQLESLEGQQSAEVARCQERVAELEQEISEAKEEMARYLREYQELLNIKMALDIEIAAYRKLLEGEEMWWSSSWQAMAK; translated from the exons ATGGACTCCGAGGCGCTGGGCTGGCGCAGGCCCTGGGAGGAGtaccgcggcggcggcggcggcggcgggcgctCGGTCCGGGTGAGCTTCTTCTCCGCCTCGTCGTCGTCTTCGGCGGGGCACCGGCGCTCGGCTCGCTTCTCGGCCCCCTCCGGCCCCCTCGTGGCCGACCCCTTGGAGCGCCTCGACCTGGCGCAGGTGAGCAGCCTGAACGCCGAGCTGCTGGGGCTGCGCgcgcaggagaaggagcagctggtGGGCCTCAACGACCGCTTCGCCACCTACGTGGAGCGCGTGCGGGACCTCGAGCAGCGGAACCGGGCGCTGCGGCTGGAGCTGGAGGCGCTGCGGCGGCACCAGCGCGCCCCCGCCCGCCTGCCGCAGCTCTACCAGCAGGAGGTGCGCGGCCTGCGGGCCCTGCTGGACGCCGAGGCGGGCGACAAGGCGCGCCTGGAGGCCGAGCACGACCGCCTGCGCCAGGCCTGCGGGCAGCTGCGCGAGCGCTACGCGCAGGAGGCGCGCCGGCGCCTGGACGCCGAGGAGACGCTGCGCCGCGTCCGGCAAGAGGCCGCCCAGGCCGCGCTGGCCACCTCCGACGCCGACGGGGCGGCCGGCGCCCTGCGCGCCGAGCTCGCCTTCCTGCAGAAGCTGCTGGGCGAGGAGCGGGCCGAGCTGGCGGCGCAAAGCGAGCTGGCCGCGGCCACGCGAGTGGCGGCGCTGGAGGGCGGCCCGGCCGCCGGCGCCGCCAAGCCCGACCTGTCGGCCGCGCTGCGGGACATCCGCGCCCAGTACGAGAGCCTGGCGGCCAAGAACATGCAGGCGGCGGAGGAGTGGTACCGCTCCAAGTTCGCCTCGGTGGCGGAGCTGGCCAGCCGCAACCAGGACGCCGTGCGCACCATCCGCCAGGAGACCGTGGAGTACCGGCGGCTGCTGCAGTCCCGCTCGGCGGAGATGGAGACCCTCCGCGGGGCCATCGACGCCCTCCACAAGCAGCTGGAGAGCCTCGAGGGACAGCAGAGCGCCGAGGTGGCCCGCTGccag gagaGAGTGGCAGAACTGGAGCAAGAGATCTCAGAGGCCAAGGAGGAGATGGCCCGATACCTGCGTGAgtaccaggagcttctgaacatCAAGATGGCCTTGGACATAGAGATAGCTGCATACAG GAAACtgctggagggggaggagatgTGGTGGAGCTCTTCTTGGCAAGCCATGGCGAAGTGA
- the TLX2 gene encoding T-cell leukemia homeobox protein 2 — protein MEPSELGQEGTVHTPPLPPPHEPIRFGIDQILGCPQQQGSCAAAVGAPGETELALYSSGYGASDYTPACTLGAYGLPGGLSAGNGGVIRVPAHRPVPSAPVHPQPGGASLTFPWMENNRRLAKERITAALPPFSVARRVGHPYQNRTPPKRKKPRTSFSRAQICELEKRFHRQKYLASAERAALAKALKMTDAQVKTWFQNRRTKWRRQTAEEREAERQQANRLMLHLQQEAFQKSLGQPLQQHDPLCLHNSSLFALQNLQPWAEDHKVTSVSGAASLV, from the exons ATGGAGCCCTCGGAGCTGGGGCAGGAAGGGACCGTCCAcacgccaccgctgccgccgccccaCGAGCCCATCCGCTTTGGCATCGATCAGATTCTGGGCTGCCCGCAGCAGCAAGGCAGTTGCGCGGCTGCCGTCGGGGCGCCGGGGGAAACGGAACTGGCGCTTTACAGTAGCGGCTATGGAGCTTCGGACTACACCCCCGCCTGCACTCTCGGAGCCTACGGCCTTCCCGGGGGCCTCTCTGCGGGCAATGGCGGAGTGATCCGAGTGCCCGCGCACAGGCCCGTCCCCTCGGCGCCGGTCCATCCCCAGCCCGGGGGAGCGAGCCTCACCTTCCCCTGGATGGAGAACAACCGGCGGCTAGCGAAGGAACGGATCACAG CCGCGCTGCCGCCCTTCTCCGTGGCCCGGCGCGTCGGACACCCCTACCAGAACCGCACGCCGCCCAAGCGCAAGAAGCCGCGCACGTCCTTCTCGCGGGCGCAGATCTGCGAGCTGGAGAAGCGCTTCCACCGGCAGAAGTACCTGGCCTCGGCGGAGCGAGCAGCCCTGGCCAAAGCCCTCAAGATGACGGACGCCCAAGTCAAGACCTGGTTCCAGAATCGCCGCACTAAATGGAG GCGGCAAACGGCGGAGGAGCGCGAGGCGGAGCGCCAGCAAGCCAACCGATTGATGCTGCACCTCCAGCAAGAGGCCTTCCAGAAGAGCCTGGGGCAGCCGCTGCAGCAGCACGACCCGCTCTGCCTGCACAACTCCTCGCTCTTCGCCTTGCAGAACTTGCAGCCCTGGGCCGAAGACCACAAGGTCACGTCGGTCTCGGGGGCGGCGTCCCTGGTGTGA